Proteins encoded together in one Peribacillus asahii window:
- a CDS encoding FMN-dependent NADH-azoreductase produces MTKVLYITAHPHDDTQSYSMAVGKAFIDTYKEKNPEHEVLHLDLYKEDIPHIDADVFSGWGKLRAGKGFEELSAEEKAKVGRLSELVEQFVSFDKYVFVTPFWNFSYPPVMKAYLDSVSLAGKTFKYSEQGQPIGLLTDKKALHIQARGGFYSEGPAASLEMGHRHLQVMMQFFGVPSFEGLFVEGHNKAPEKAKEIKENAIARAKDLAHTF; encoded by the coding sequence ATGACAAAGGTTTTATATATTACTGCTCATCCACATGATGATACTCAATCCTATAGTATGGCTGTAGGAAAAGCATTCATTGACACGTACAAAGAAAAAAATCCTGAACATGAAGTTTTACACTTAGATCTTTACAAAGAAGATATTCCACACATTGATGCAGATGTGTTCAGCGGTTGGGGAAAGCTTCGGGCTGGAAAAGGATTTGAAGAGCTTTCTGCCGAGGAAAAAGCAAAGGTAGGACGTCTTAGTGAGCTTGTCGAACAGTTTGTTTCTTTTGATAAATATGTGTTTGTTACTCCATTTTGGAACTTTTCATATCCGCCAGTAATGAAGGCTTATCTGGATTCAGTCTCTTTAGCAGGAAAAACTTTTAAATATAGCGAACAAGGTCAGCCTATCGGGTTACTAACAGATAAGAAAGCACTCCATATACAAGCTCGTGGAGGGTTTTATTCAGAGGGTCCTGCCGCATCGCTAGAAATGGGGCATCGCCACCTTCAGGTCATGATGCAATTTTTCGGTGTACCATCGTTCGAAGGGCTTTTCGTTGAGGGACATAATAAAGCTCCTGAAAAAGCCAAAGAGATTAAGGAAAATGCAATTGCGCGTGCAAAGGACTTAGCACACACCTTCTAA
- a CDS encoding NAD(P)-dependent oxidoreductase — translation MKIGIIGASGKAGSLILKEAVSREHEVTAIVRDAKKVKSLNVAVLEKNIFDLKTEDIKNFDIIVNAFNAPFGEEHLHVEAGKVLIETLKDAPKTRLIVVGGAGSLFVDETKTVRKFETPDFPEAYFATAKNMGENLEELQNTSGVQWTYISPAGFFDAEGKRTGTYQKGGDQLIFNSKGQSYISYADYAIAVLDEIENPQHINERFTVVSEAE, via the coding sequence ATGAAAATCGGAATTATTGGAGCAAGTGGTAAAGCAGGAAGTCTTATTTTAAAAGAGGCAGTTAGTCGAGAACATGAAGTGACGGCTATTGTAAGAGATGCGAAAAAGGTCAAAAGTCTAAATGTAGCAGTATTGGAAAAGAACATTTTTGACTTAAAAACAGAAGATATAAAGAATTTTGATATTATTGTCAATGCTTTTAATGCACCATTTGGAGAAGAACATCTTCACGTTGAAGCAGGAAAGGTATTAATTGAAACTCTTAAAGATGCACCAAAAACAAGATTAATTGTTGTAGGAGGAGCAGGAAGTTTATTTGTAGATGAAACAAAAACAGTAAGAAAATTTGAAACTCCTGATTTTCCTGAAGCCTATTTTGCAACTGCTAAAAATATGGGGGAAAACCTTGAAGAACTACAAAATACGAGTGGAGTCCAATGGACATATATCAGTCCAGCTGGATTTTTTGATGCTGAAGGTAAACGTACCGGAACTTATCAAAAAGGTGGGGACCAATTAATCTTCAATTCAAAAGGTCAAAGTTATATAAGTTATGCGGATTACGCAATTGCAGTTTTAGATGAAATTGAAAATCCGCAGCACATAAACGAACGTTTTACTGTCGTTAGCGAAGCAGAGTAA
- a CDS encoding Rrf2 family transcriptional regulator: protein MSISSRFAVGIHILTLIESNKEGVTSSEFLASSVNTNPAVIRKLMGMLKKAGLIEVHPGIAGAKLAKELSDITMFDVYKAVNVVKEKELFSIHENPNPDCPVGRNIQNTIEQLFTAAQFAMEKVLRNVTLEDVVKDIATNENIC from the coding sequence ATGTCCATCAGCAGCCGATTCGCTGTCGGAATTCATATATTGACTCTAATTGAATCAAATAAAGAAGGAGTTACATCTTCTGAATTTTTAGCTTCAAGTGTTAACACGAACCCAGCCGTAATAAGAAAACTAATGGGGATGCTAAAAAAAGCTGGTTTGATAGAGGTACATCCTGGTATTGCAGGGGCTAAACTCGCAAAGGAATTATCGGATATTACAATGTTCGACGTTTATAAGGCAGTAAATGTTGTAAAGGAGAAAGAATTGTTTAGCATACATGAAAATCCAAATCCTGATTGTCCCGTAGGTAGGAACATCCAGAATACAATAGAACAATTATTCACAGCAGCACAATTCGCAATGGAGAAGGTTTTAAGAAATGTTACTTTAGAAGATGTTGTGAAGGATATTGCTACTAATGAAAATATCTGTTAA
- a CDS encoding IS110 family transposase: MNYNQNQKIAQITSQTLIVGVDIAKSKHVARAQDFRGMEFGKPLYFENTKPGFDGFSSWIQQLITTHDMDQAIVGMEPTGHYWLNLAHFLKEQDVKFVVVNPMHVKKSKELDDNSPTKNDVKDARVIAQLVKDGRYAEPKIPQGVYAELRAARKIRDLLSVDLQSVQGQIHNWLDRYFPEFLTVFKDWEGKAALQLLRLSLLPSELVKISDEEILAHLKKAVKRAVGLGKVRELKRVAGLSIGIREGSELAKLEIRILLDKYDLIKQKFEELEPRIDALLEQIPGVHQMLAIKGIGKDTVAGFLAEVGDLNDYSHPRQIIKLAGLSLKENTSGKHKGQTKITKRGRKTLRALLFRVVMPLVAKNSAFKALHAYYTKRPNHPLKKMQSLIALCNKLIRVLFTIGKKQCEFSEERMLQDIPHMAVMLKVA; this comes from the coding sequence ATGAATTATAACCAAAATCAAAAAATCGCTCAAATCACTTCCCAAACACTTATTGTCGGTGTTGATATTGCCAAATCGAAACATGTTGCACGTGCACAGGACTTTAGAGGAATGGAGTTTGGGAAACCTTTATACTTTGAAAATACAAAGCCTGGCTTTGATGGATTTTCGAGTTGGATTCAACAGCTTATCACTACACATGACATGGATCAGGCTATCGTAGGGATGGAGCCGACCGGTCATTATTGGCTGAATCTAGCTCATTTCTTGAAAGAACAGGACGTTAAGTTTGTGGTCGTGAACCCTATGCACGTCAAGAAAAGTAAAGAATTAGATGATAATTCACCTACCAAAAATGATGTCAAAGATGCCAGAGTGATTGCACAGCTAGTCAAAGATGGAAGATATGCTGAACCTAAGATTCCGCAGGGAGTGTATGCCGAACTTCGTGCGGCAAGAAAAATACGTGATCTTTTATCTGTTGATCTTCAATCCGTACAAGGGCAAATTCACAACTGGCTGGATCGGTATTTTCCTGAGTTTCTCACGGTTTTTAAAGACTGGGAGGGAAAAGCAGCACTACAATTATTAAGGCTCAGCTTACTGCCAAGTGAGCTAGTAAAGATCTCTGATGAAGAAATCTTAGCCCATCTTAAAAAGGCCGTAAAACGTGCAGTTGGTCTTGGGAAAGTAAGAGAGTTAAAACGAGTCGCCGGTCTTTCAATCGGCATTCGTGAGGGATCAGAGCTGGCGAAATTAGAGATTCGCATTTTATTAGACAAGTATGATCTCATTAAACAAAAGTTCGAAGAACTGGAACCTAGAATAGATGCCTTACTTGAACAGATACCCGGTGTTCATCAAATGCTGGCAATCAAAGGGATTGGTAAAGATACAGTGGCTGGATTCTTGGCAGAGGTCGGAGACCTAAACGATTATTCACATCCTCGCCAAATCATTAAGTTGGCAGGACTAAGCTTAAAAGAAAATACGTCAGGTAAACATAAGGGACAAACGAAGATTACGAAGAGAGGTAGGAAGACGCTGAGAGCTCTCCTTTTCCGAGTTGTCATGCCATTAGTCGCCAAGAACTCTGCTTTTAAAGCCCTACATGCGTACTATACAAAACGTCCGAACCATCCTTTAAAAAAGATGCAATCTCTTATCGCCCTGTGCAATAAATTGATACGTGTATTGTTTACCATCGGTAAAAAACAATGTGAATTTAGCGAAGAAAGAATGTTACAGGACATCCCTCATATGGCTGTGATGCTGAAGGTAGCTTAG
- a CDS encoding helix-turn-helix domain-containing protein, producing MNSLDEYPDVLNVNDIQEILGVGRRQAYELVSSGQFHTVRVGKRIKILKAVFMRWLNGQEDKEKYHGVK from the coding sequence ATGAATAGTTTAGATGAGTATCCAGATGTGCTAAACGTCAATGACATTCAAGAGATTTTAGGAGTTGGTCGACGTCAAGCTTATGAATTGGTTTCTTCAGGGCAATTTCATACAGTGAGAGTTGGTAAAAGAATTAAGATATTAAAAGCTGTCTTTATGCGTTGGCTGAACGGTCAAGAAGATAAGGAGAAATATCATGGAGTAAAATAA
- a CDS encoding NAD(P)/FAD-dependent oxidoreductase produces the protein MNKNYDVIIVGARCAGATLAISLAEAGFQVLLLDRATFPSDTLTTNTFFNNTTAIFREIGVLDQLLETNVTPVQTIKFQFEDTVIEGPIPKVDGEDTAYSIRRKYLDHILLQHAKTKENIKMIEGIRVTEVIYDGETVIGVRGENLEKQKQEFRAQLVVGADGRNSRIRKLVNSELKISSPASTAVYYGYFSGIQHDSVPKFEVYKRKDKMAIFFPTNDDLYVLVINFPLENKSLLDQFKTVPENSFRTFLMNNFPNTSIADRVKESQLTESIKGLIGYENYWYQGMGKGWALVGDAICFKDPAMAQGIHDAICGARILADKLIKNDLQTIQWEKVAVDYQNEMEKEFMVRFHMGCELSKNEPITEQQDMVNKIIGAHPSAVEKFLGIYNYANEPADFEEELKRIIASIS, from the coding sequence ATGAATAAAAACTATGACGTAATTATTGTTGGTGCAAGATGTGCCGGAGCTACTTTGGCAATATCTCTTGCTGAAGCGGGCTTTCAAGTTCTTTTATTGGACCGAGCAACTTTTCCAAGTGATACTTTAACTACTAATACTTTCTTTAACAACACAACAGCTATCTTTAGGGAAATTGGTGTTTTGGATCAACTATTAGAAACCAATGTGACACCGGTACAGACAATCAAATTTCAGTTTGAAGATACCGTCATAGAAGGGCCAATTCCTAAGGTAGATGGTGAAGATACTGCGTACTCTATTAGAAGAAAATATCTTGACCATATCCTTCTTCAACATGCAAAAACAAAAGAAAATATAAAAATGATAGAAGGAATTCGTGTGACAGAAGTAATATATGATGGAGAAACCGTCATAGGGGTAAGAGGGGAAAATTTGGAAAAACAGAAACAAGAGTTCCGAGCACAATTAGTGGTTGGGGCAGACGGAAGAAACTCCCGGATTCGAAAGTTAGTAAATAGCGAATTAAAAATAAGCAGTCCTGCCAGTACAGCAGTTTACTATGGTTATTTCTCCGGTATTCAGCACGATTCTGTTCCTAAATTTGAGGTATATAAAAGAAAAGATAAAATGGCGATCTTTTTCCCAACAAACGATGATTTATATGTATTAGTAATAAATTTCCCTTTAGAAAATAAGAGTTTACTTGATCAATTTAAAACAGTCCCAGAAAATAGTTTCCGTACATTTCTAATGAATAACTTTCCAAACACATCGATTGCTGATCGCGTGAAGGAATCTCAATTGACTGAGTCTATCAAAGGTTTGATCGGCTATGAAAATTATTGGTACCAAGGTATGGGAAAAGGGTGGGCACTGGTTGGGGATGCCATTTGCTTTAAGGACCCTGCGATGGCTCAAGGAATCCATGATGCTATCTGTGGAGCACGAATTTTGGCTGATAAATTAATCAAAAATGACTTACAAACGATACAGTGGGAAAAAGTTGCTGTGGATTATCAGAATGAAATGGAAAAAGAATTTATGGTTCGATTCCATATGGGCTGTGAGCTTTCTAAAAATGAACCTATTACAGAACAGCAGGATATGGTAAATAAAATCATTGGGGCACATCCTTCAGCGGTTGAAAAGTTTTTGGGAATTTATAATTATGCGAACGAACCTGCAGACTTTGAAGAGGAATTGAAACGGATTATTGCATCTATTTCATAA
- a CDS encoding DUF3934 family protein: MSKAKGKGGTGRGTGKKGWNRWQASSNRAKSAKPYISKGTKKTDKED; encoded by the coding sequence ATCAGTAAAGCTAAAGGTAAAGGCGGAACAGGTAGAGGGACAGGTAAGAAGGGCTGGAATCGTTGGCAAGCTAGTTCGAACAGAGCGAAAAGTGCTAAACCTTATATAAGCAAAGGCACTAAAAAAACAGATAAAGAGGATTGA
- a CDS encoding cell wall hydrolase, with amino-acid sequence MARASYRSSDVDLMARMMRAEAEGEGQLGMLYVGNVIVNRLVANCLDFKGLRTIPQVIYQVQGGNYSFEAVQKGNVFYQRARGIERRLAEQNLKHWRQHPARYALWYFNPYAPCPPTWYGQPHTGQFKDHCFYEPKPGTCDSVYRG; translated from the coding sequence ATGGCAAGAGCAAGCTACCGAAGTTCAGACGTTGACTTAATGGCAAGGATGATGAGAGCAGAAGCCGAAGGTGAAGGACAACTAGGAATGTTATATGTTGGAAATGTAATTGTGAATCGTCTTGTAGCTAATTGTTTAGACTTTAAAGGTTTAAGAACAATTCCACAAGTCATTTATCAAGTACAAGGAGGAAATTATTCTTTTGAAGCTGTTCAAAAAGGGAATGTATTTTATCAAAGAGCGAGAGGTATTGAAAGAAGATTAGCAGAACAGAATTTGAAGCACTGGAGACAGCATCCAGCTAGATATGCTCTTTGGTACTTTAATCCATATGCTCCATGCCCCCCAACATGGTATGGTCAGCCTCATACTGGTCAATTTAAAGACCATTGTTTTTATGAACCAAAACCTGGAACATGTGATAGTGTTTATAGAGGTTAA
- a CDS encoding LysM peptidoglycan-binding domain-containing protein, whose protein sequence is MYYRQINYIVQPGDSLDTISQKFETNAERIKYENQLTSNIIYIGQQLVVPVTAARNIYIVQPGDSLYTIATKFGVSIEELQRINQLRSNMIYVGQHFVIPEEIDADYYVVQEGDSLSSIAQRFETTVGKIKTLNNLDTNIIYINQRLKVSEIDERQTEYVVKSGDSLYEIARRYNTTVESIIVLNNLEGMNLTVGQRIKIPEYSEVIVNIDGANVRQRPGSNFRVIAQMDHGARLPLIGVQGNWYKVVLFNGNPGWISKTISTLRAYDGSDPIIQILGYYTLSEGPTLPSSYQSFVTNTKNISQNGLFLFRISKDNPTTIDKFGNFTDEEVRNLVRIGHRHNVKMLATVHNLLYAEGVELAKQVIHELVSSEQNMIAFAQNLVRLVERYGLDGVDIDIEDVLEEDRDRLTQLYRVIGRVFDAKGYFFSTAVPSKTGPEDPSVFAKPFDYPKLHVPTDQFVIMLYNEHGWPGSGPGPVVSIGRMEKVLRYAITVMPKEKIVAAVSVFGFDFNLQTGRAAYASFDRAMTLAKQYNKEIIFDEETKTPMFAYTDEQGVNHEVWFENRASIKAKAELADRLGIRGLALWRLGMEDEGMWDMLENEVVVRKAGLEK, encoded by the coding sequence ATGTATTATCGGCAGATTAATTATATTGTACAGCCTGGAGATTCGTTAGATACGATTTCTCAAAAATTTGAAACAAATGCTGAACGTATTAAATATGAAAATCAACTAACTTCTAATATTATTTATATTGGTCAACAATTGGTAGTACCCGTTACTGCTGCAAGGAATATTTATATTGTTCAACCAGGTGACAGCTTGTACACAATTGCAACGAAATTTGGTGTTTCGATTGAGGAATTGCAAAGAATAAACCAATTACGCTCCAATATGATTTATGTTGGACAACATTTTGTTATTCCTGAAGAAATTGATGCGGATTATTACGTTGTCCAAGAAGGAGATTCTCTCTCTTCAATTGCACAACGTTTTGAAACGACTGTTGGCAAAATAAAAACCTTGAATAACTTAGATACGAATATAATTTACATTAATCAAAGATTGAAAGTATCTGAAATAGATGAGAGACAAACTGAATATGTCGTTAAGTCAGGTGATTCCTTATATGAGATTGCTCGCAGATATAATACAACCGTCGAAAGTATCATTGTTTTAAATAATTTAGAAGGCATGAATCTAACTGTCGGTCAAAGAATTAAGATTCCGGAATACTCGGAAGTGATTGTCAATATAGATGGTGCGAATGTTCGACAACGGCCAGGTTCTAATTTTAGAGTGATTGCCCAAATGGATCACGGTGCAAGATTACCTCTTATTGGTGTTCAAGGAAATTGGTATAAAGTTGTATTATTCAACGGTAATCCAGGGTGGATCTCTAAGACTATTTCTACCTTAAGAGCATATGATGGATCTGATCCTATTATTCAAATTTTAGGATATTATACATTATCAGAAGGGCCCACATTACCTAGTTCTTATCAATCATTTGTGACAAACACAAAGAATATTTCACAAAATGGATTATTCTTATTTAGAATTAGCAAAGACAATCCAACAACGATTGATAAGTTTGGAAATTTCACTGATGAAGAAGTACGGAATCTTGTACGAATCGGTCATCGTCATAATGTAAAAATGTTAGCAACTGTTCATAACCTTTTATATGCAGAAGGCGTAGAACTGGCAAAGCAGGTTATTCACGAGTTGGTTTCCTCTGAACAGAATATGATTGCATTTGCTCAAAATTTAGTTAGATTAGTCGAAAGATATGGATTAGACGGTGTTGATATTGATATTGAGGATGTATTGGAAGAGGATCGAGATCGTTTAACTCAGTTATATCGAGTAATCGGGCGTGTGTTTGATGCAAAAGGATATTTCTTCTCGACTGCTGTACCATCTAAAACAGGACCAGAGGATCCAAGTGTTTTTGCAAAACCATTTGATTATCCTAAACTACATGTACCAACTGATCAATTTGTCATTATGCTTTATAATGAGCACGGTTGGCCAGGAAGCGGACCAGGTCCAGTCGTATCAATTGGCCGGATGGAGAAAGTGCTACGTTACGCTATTACAGTAATGCCTAAAGAAAAAATCGTTGCTGCTGTTTCAGTATTTGGTTTTGACTTTAATCTCCAAACAGGTCGTGCTGCTTATGCATCATTTGATCGAGCAATGACTCTAGCTAAACAATACAATAAAGAAATCATATTTGATGAAGAAACGAAAACCCCAATGTTTGCCTATACAGATGAACAAGGGGTCAATCACGAGGTATGGTTTGAAAATCGAGCAAGTATAAAAGCGAAGGCCGAACTTGCAGACCGTCTTGGAATAAGAGGCTTAGCACTTTGGAGATTAGGAATGGAAGATGAAGGCATGTGGGATATGCTTGAAAATGAAGTAGTGGTGAGAAAAGCTGGATTAGAAAAATAA
- a CDS encoding response regulator yields the protein MKNYIDIWRKDEKKVNILLVDDRPENLLALESILTSSDYHLISVNSGEEALKRVLIEDIAVILLDVQMPGLDGFETAKLIKSREKSKHIPLIFLTAISQAIEYVKEGYHAGAIDYIFKPFHPETLKMKVEAFVKIYQYQEQIKFQNEALKVINETLLDTLVTFDKAGRIVTINPAITKMFGYTDEELSGEPIDLLVPSITSYYSDPHKLGRIIETFAVSKNTTVFPADIQLGEAKIGGQHVYICSIRDVTERHLLEEERFRKIFESTSCLVSLQAVNDWHYINVNKTWLTSFGYNHYDKVVNRSDLSIKYIVQSNDNGETVVETKDLIHPVQSSRIKYFNQLGELRDGLLSTEFMDIHGEECVLSVITDITDRMSVEKEMARLDGLNLIGEMASGIVHEVRNPMTTIRGFLQISKDVPSPEFIDIMLEELDRAHNIISEFLSISKTNNTKRISKDLNVIIENLFPLIQAKAMYSNHQVCLDLNDCFELKINEREIRQLILNLSLNGLDAMSSGGTLTIKTYQQDNEVILAIQDEGKGIKQEIIDKIDKPFFSTKENGTGLGLSICQKIVSKHDAIMDIKTSSEGTIFFVHFPI from the coding sequence ATGAAAAACTATATCGACATATGGAGGAAAGATGAAAAGAAAGTAAATATATTATTAGTAGATGACCGTCCTGAAAATTTATTGGCACTTGAGAGCATACTTACCTCATCAGACTATCATTTAATTAGTGTCAATTCAGGAGAAGAGGCATTGAAGCGTGTGTTAATAGAAGATATTGCTGTTATTTTGCTTGATGTACAAATGCCGGGGTTAGATGGGTTTGAGACAGCGAAATTGATAAAATCTCGTGAAAAATCAAAACATATTCCGCTTATCTTTCTAACTGCTATTAGTCAGGCTATAGAGTATGTTAAAGAGGGCTATCATGCAGGAGCGATTGATTATATATTTAAACCATTTCACCCAGAAACATTGAAGATGAAGGTGGAAGCTTTTGTGAAAATCTATCAATATCAAGAACAGATAAAATTTCAAAATGAAGCGTTGAAAGTGATTAATGAAACATTGCTAGATACTCTTGTTACATTTGATAAAGCAGGACGGATTGTAACAATTAACCCTGCTATTACAAAGATGTTTGGGTATACAGACGAAGAATTAAGTGGAGAGCCGATTGATTTGCTTGTTCCTAGTATAACTAGTTATTATTCAGACCCCCATAAACTAGGTAGGATTATTGAAACGTTTGCTGTCTCTAAGAATACAACTGTTTTTCCAGCTGACATTCAACTTGGTGAGGCGAAAATTGGAGGGCAGCATGTTTATATTTGTTCGATTCGGGATGTTACGGAACGACATCTATTGGAGGAAGAGAGATTTCGCAAAATATTTGAGTCCACCTCTTGTCTTGTTTCATTGCAAGCGGTAAACGACTGGCATTATATTAATGTAAATAAAACCTGGCTGACAAGCTTTGGTTATAATCACTATGATAAGGTTGTTAATCGATCGGATCTCTCTATAAAATACATCGTTCAATCAAATGATAACGGTGAAACTGTTGTAGAAACAAAGGATTTGATTCATCCTGTTCAAAGCAGCAGAATTAAGTATTTCAATCAATTAGGGGAATTGCGAGATGGGTTACTGTCTACTGAATTTATGGACATTCATGGAGAGGAATGCGTTTTATCTGTTATTACGGATATAACAGATAGAATGTCCGTTGAAAAAGAGATGGCAAGGCTAGATGGATTAAATCTCATCGGTGAAATGGCTTCAGGAATTGTTCATGAGGTGCGTAATCCGATGACAACCATTCGTGGATTTTTACAAATTTCTAAGGATGTACCATCTCCTGAATTTATTGATATTATGCTTGAAGAGCTAGATCGTGCCCATAACATTATTAGTGAATTTTTATCCATATCAAAAACGAATAACACAAAACGAATTTCGAAAGATTTGAATGTTATTATCGAAAACTTATTTCCCCTTATCCAGGCAAAAGCTATGTATTCTAATCATCAAGTTTGTCTGGATTTAAACGATTGTTTTGAGTTGAAAATTAATGAAAGGGAAATTCGGCAATTGATTTTAAACCTTTCTCTAAATGGGCTTGATGCAATGTCTTCTGGAGGGACACTAACAATAAAAACATATCAGCAAGATAATGAAGTAATTTTAGCGATACAAGATGAAGGAAAGGGAATTAAGCAAGAAATCATTGATAAAATTGATAAACCTTTCTTCAGTACAAAGGAAAATGGCACGGGATTAGGGTTATCCATTTGCCAAAAAATAGTGTCTAAGCATGATGCTATCATGGATATAAAAACAAGTAGTGAAGGTACAATATTTTTTGTTCATTTTCCTATTTAG